One genomic region from Nocardia vinacea encodes:
- a CDS encoding transposase has protein sequence MLPDGSVLTRINGYRFRIVDIQITATCADGSRVGDRYRVITTLLDHRTDPSIQIARLYHERWEIESAFFALRHTMFRGRVLRSTDPVGLKQEMWAALTIYQTLRRAMCDAVETAPGTDPDRASFTVAMTAAINQIVTATNITSNDSPENAIARAVLENLLPARRPRIAARKVKCPMSRYGSALTGNRPTKSQAVIRLELCALTDPPQTEAAEHPASAADPGHRQQVLQLLRTDPDRDWTPNEIAQELKHVRYRSLCSQIGRWTDQGFLDRIGRGRYRLNRQWLAPEPPQPDGDSTTDPTA, from the coding sequence ATGCTGCCCGATGGATCGGTTCTGACCAGGATCAATGGTTACCGCTTCCGCATCGTCGATATCCAGATCACCGCCACCTGCGCCGACGGATCCCGCGTGGGTGACCGCTATCGGGTCATCACCACCTTGCTCGACCACCGCACCGATCCATCGATCCAGATCGCCCGCCTCTACCACGAGCGCTGGGAGATCGAATCAGCATTCTTCGCGTTGCGCCACACCATGTTCCGCGGACGCGTTCTGCGTTCCACCGACCCGGTCGGCCTCAAGCAGGAGATGTGGGCAGCCCTGACGATCTATCAGACGTTGCGCCGCGCCATGTGTGACGCCGTGGAGACCGCTCCGGGAACCGACCCCGACCGGGCAAGCTTCACCGTGGCCATGACCGCGGCCATCAACCAGATCGTCACCGCAACCAACATCACCAGCAACGACTCACCCGAAAACGCAATCGCCCGAGCGGTTTTGGAGAACCTCCTGCCCGCCCGCCGTCCGCGCATCGCCGCTCGCAAGGTCAAATGCCCCATGTCCCGCTACGGGAGCGCGCTCACCGGCAACCGCCCTACCAAGAGCCAAGCCGTCATCCGGCTGGAACTCTGCGCGCTCACCGACCCACCACAGACCGAAGCGGCCGAACACCCCGCAAGCGCTGCCGACCCGGGCCACCGCCAGCAAGTGTTGCAGCTACTGCGGACCGACCCCGACCGCGACTGGACCCCCAATGAAATCGCCCAAGAGCTGAAACACGTTCGCTACCGCAGCCTTTGCAGCCAAATAGGCCGATGGACCGACCAAGGATTCCTCGACCGGATCGGTCGTGGACGCTACCGCCTCAACCGGCAATGGCTGGCACCGGAACCACCACAGCCAGACGGCGACTCGACAACCGACCCCACCGCTTAA
- the proS gene encoding proline--tRNA ligase produces the protein MARDERGVTAQSEDFASWYNELVVKAGLVDRGPAKGTMVIRPYGYRVWELLQAELDARIKATGHENAYFPLLIPQSYLEREADHVDGFAPELAVVTHAGGKELEEPLVVRPTSETIIGEMMAKWISSHRDLPMLLNQWANVVRWEMRPRMFLRTTEFLWQEGHTAHADEQQAREEMMLALGIYQEVAREYAAMPVVAGEKTAGERFAGAVSTVTIESMMRDGKALQAGTSHYMGTNFATAFGIRYASADGREELCHTTSWGMSTRMLGGIVLSHGDDRGLVLPPRLAPYQVVIVPITRGDGADVVAAAQALAEGLRGAGVRVHVDDRDQLSPGFKFNDWELKGVPVRVELGPRDLAAGTAVLVRRLGDQGKQSVQLDTLPQLMPSILEQFQAFLLARAADFRDTHTVDVDDWAAFETGVATGWVRALHCGQPACEDDIKAVTSATPRCVPLDGPPETGRCVRCGSPAIYGKRVIFSRAY, from the coding sequence ATGGCACGCGATGAGCGCGGGGTGACCGCCCAGAGTGAGGATTTCGCTTCTTGGTACAACGAGCTGGTTGTGAAGGCTGGCCTTGTCGATCGGGGTCCGGCCAAGGGCACGATGGTTATCCGACCGTATGGCTATCGCGTGTGGGAGTTGCTGCAAGCCGAGCTGGATGCGCGGATCAAGGCGACTGGGCATGAGAACGCGTATTTTCCGTTGTTGATTCCGCAGAGCTACCTCGAGCGCGAGGCCGATCATGTCGATGGTTTCGCCCCTGAGCTGGCGGTGGTGACTCACGCGGGCGGTAAGGAGCTGGAAGAACCGCTGGTGGTGCGGCCGACTTCGGAAACCATCATCGGGGAGATGATGGCGAAGTGGATTTCCTCGCATCGGGATCTGCCGATGCTGCTGAACCAGTGGGCGAACGTGGTTCGGTGGGAGATGAGGCCGCGAATGTTCTTGCGCACCACCGAATTTCTGTGGCAGGAAGGCCATACCGCACACGCCGATGAGCAGCAGGCGCGTGAGGAAATGATGCTCGCGCTGGGCATCTACCAAGAAGTGGCGCGCGAGTACGCGGCGATGCCGGTCGTAGCGGGTGAGAAGACCGCTGGTGAGCGGTTCGCGGGCGCGGTGTCGACGGTGACGATCGAGTCGATGATGCGTGACGGCAAGGCCCTGCAGGCCGGTACATCGCATTACATGGGCACGAATTTCGCGACTGCGTTCGGTATCCGCTATGCCAGCGCTGATGGGCGAGAAGAGTTGTGCCACACCACGTCATGGGGCATGAGTACCCGAATGCTCGGCGGTATCGTGTTGAGTCACGGCGATGATCGGGGTCTGGTGCTGCCGCCTCGGCTGGCGCCGTATCAGGTGGTGATCGTGCCGATCACTCGCGGGGATGGCGCGGATGTGGTGGCGGCTGCCCAAGCGCTGGCCGAGGGCTTGCGCGGTGCGGGTGTGCGGGTGCATGTCGATGACCGCGATCAGCTCAGTCCGGGATTCAAATTCAACGATTGGGAACTCAAGGGAGTCCCGGTCCGGGTCGAGTTGGGGCCGCGTGATCTCGCGGCCGGGACCGCGGTGCTGGTGCGCCGTCTGGGCGATCAGGGTAAACAATCGGTGCAGTTGGACACGTTGCCGCAACTCATGCCAAGCATCCTCGAACAGTTCCAGGCGTTCCTGCTGGCTCGGGCCGCCGATTTCCGCGACACCCACACCGTCGATGTCGACGACTGGGCCGCGTTCGAAACCGGTGTCGCAACGGGATGGGTGCGAGCGCTGCATTGCGGGCAACCGGCTTGTGAGGACGACATCAAAGCGGTGACCTCGGCGACGCCGCGATGCGTGCCACTGGACGGGCCGCCGGAGACGGGACGATGCGTGCGTTGTGGCTCACCGGCCATCTACGGCAAGCGGGTGATCTTCTCCCGCGCCTACTGA
- a CDS encoding GrpB family protein, whose product MPDHSKGATVMILDYDPAWPVRAERLLQIVRSALRDSDNSDMFVYEHIGSTAVPGLAAKPIVDLQVCMPALLPLDALAVLLAHTGFVPAPGARSDSPGVYRDIPRPGDEDHAEAHGKRLFHSPEQSAILHIRRLDSPFAAFVVLVRDWLRAHPDEARRYAELKYELAVQHAADPDYDDYTRSKSLFFDEVEPRMRQWATGKLTSSRTVNVAAQCRT is encoded by the coding sequence ATGCCAGACCACTCCAAGGGTGCCACCGTGATGATCCTCGACTACGACCCCGCCTGGCCGGTCCGTGCAGAACGGTTGCTGCAGATCGTGCGCTCGGCCCTTCGAGACTCGGACAACTCCGATATGTTCGTTTATGAGCATATCGGTTCTACCGCAGTGCCCGGCTTGGCGGCCAAACCTATCGTGGATCTACAGGTGTGTATGCCCGCCCTGCTACCGCTGGATGCGCTCGCAGTACTGCTGGCGCACACGGGTTTCGTACCCGCGCCCGGCGCGCGGTCCGACTCACCAGGCGTGTACCGCGACATCCCGCGCCCAGGCGACGAAGATCACGCTGAAGCGCACGGAAAACGGCTATTCCATTCACCCGAGCAGTCGGCCATCCTGCACATTCGTCGGCTGGATTCTCCCTTCGCCGCTTTCGTTGTTCTCGTCCGGGATTGGCTGCGCGCACATCCGGATGAGGCACGGCGCTACGCCGAGCTCAAGTATGAGCTTGCCGTTCAACATGCGGCAGATCCCGACTACGACGACTACACCCGCTCCAAGTCGTTGTTCTTCGACGAAGTCGAGCCGCGAATGCGGCAGTGGGCAACCGGCAAGCTCACCAGCAGCCGGACGGTGAACGTAGCGGCACAGTGTCGCACGTGA
- a CDS encoding flavoprotein — translation MPVLYVVGCAAPPVLKIQTLITSAIDRGWDTCLILTATADRWLADSTDALTELTGHPIRTNYKLPGQPDVLPPADAMLVAPATSNTINKWAAGISDTLPLGLITEAIGKGLPLVALPFLNEAQAKHPAFSRSVETLRSAGVQILLAGEGYTPHGLGGSDGADFPWELALDPLESAPTLTK, via the coding sequence ATGCCAGTTCTGTATGTCGTTGGATGCGCCGCCCCGCCAGTCCTGAAGATCCAGACCCTGATCACCAGTGCGATTGACCGGGGCTGGGATACCTGCCTGATCCTGACAGCGACCGCAGATCGTTGGCTGGCTGACTCAACGGACGCACTGACCGAACTCACAGGGCACCCGATCCGAACCAACTACAAGCTGCCTGGCCAACCGGACGTACTGCCTCCAGCAGACGCCATGCTGGTGGCACCGGCTACGTCCAACACGATCAACAAGTGGGCGGCTGGCATTAGTGACACGTTGCCGCTCGGGCTGATCACCGAGGCAATCGGCAAAGGCTTGCCGCTGGTGGCGTTGCCTTTTCTGAACGAGGCACAAGCCAAACACCCAGCGTTTTCACGAAGTGTTGAGACCCTTCGTAGCGCTGGCGTACAGATCCTCCTTGCAGGGGAGGGCTACACACCGCATGGTCTTGGTGGCAGTGACGGAGCAGATTTTCCGTGGGAGTTGGCGCTGGATCCTTTGGAATCAGCTCCAACTCTCACGAAATGA
- a CDS encoding helix-turn-helix transcriptional regulator has protein sequence MDIDGIPRRIAYWRDRRGLTQADLAFRLGGSKSWVQKLESGDRQADPRISVLERVAAALSIPLEVLLGAEMPRRECVDAAEIAIIRDTLLRPDVITGIHTDAEPVDLRSLERRADYCFEAYQAAHYSTLGRVLPDLILDGQRAAQSNDQAALAALSSIYHVTALVLMKFSDATLAWHAADRALTTAHRSSDAASIGLAAQMFTYAMFGHGQAKAGADLSINTAETFAAELQALGPPGWAVYGSMFLKAAVAVAATENIRTTRDLIAEAKEAAGHTGDNRNDFHTCFGITNCLLHEASVLGQFGEYSAAIETANRIAPNALAALSRERRTHHFIDTAVAHHGLHQDDQALSYLLDAERHAPQEVHCRPATRLLISDMLHQAKGSGSWALQGLAKRSGVVR, from the coding sequence ATGGATATCGACGGCATCCCCCGCCGGATTGCGTATTGGCGCGATCGGCGCGGTCTAACACAAGCCGACCTGGCTTTTCGGCTCGGCGGCTCAAAATCGTGGGTTCAGAAGCTCGAATCCGGCGACAGACAAGCAGATCCGCGCATCAGCGTGCTGGAGCGGGTGGCAGCGGCGCTGTCGATCCCGCTTGAAGTACTGCTTGGTGCAGAGATGCCACGCCGGGAGTGCGTTGACGCCGCCGAAATTGCAATAATCCGCGATACATTGCTGCGGCCCGACGTCATCACTGGCATCCACACCGACGCTGAGCCGGTTGACCTGCGCTCGCTCGAGCGTCGCGCCGACTACTGCTTCGAGGCATATCAGGCAGCGCACTACTCAACGCTGGGCCGGGTGCTCCCGGATCTGATCCTCGACGGGCAGAGAGCAGCCCAATCCAACGACCAGGCGGCTTTGGCCGCGTTGTCAAGCATCTACCACGTGACGGCGCTGGTGCTGATGAAATTCTCGGATGCGACACTGGCCTGGCATGCTGCCGATCGAGCCCTGACCACCGCCCATCGAAGCAGCGATGCGGCATCGATCGGGCTGGCAGCTCAGATGTTCACCTACGCCATGTTCGGCCACGGACAAGCGAAAGCGGGCGCGGACCTGTCGATCAACACCGCCGAAACATTCGCCGCCGAGCTGCAAGCCCTCGGCCCCCCTGGGTGGGCGGTCTACGGCAGCATGTTCCTGAAGGCTGCCGTTGCCGTTGCGGCAACCGAAAATATCCGTACCACCAGAGATTTGATCGCTGAAGCCAAAGAAGCGGCGGGACACACCGGCGACAACCGGAACGACTTCCACACCTGCTTCGGTATCACGAACTGTCTGCTGCACGAAGCATCAGTACTGGGGCAATTCGGCGAGTACAGCGCCGCCATCGAGACCGCAAACCGCATCGCCCCTAATGCATTGGCTGCTCTGTCCCGTGAACGTCGAACGCATCACTTCATTGACACCGCTGTGGCCCACCACGGGCTTCATCAAGACGACCAGGCGCTGAGTTACTTGCTGGACGCTGAACGTCACGCGCCGCAAGAAGTTCATTGCCGCCCTGCGACACGGCTGCTGATCAGTGACATGCTGCATCAGGCAAAAGGCAGCGGGTCTTGGGCACTTCAAGGGTTGGCGAAACGGTCCGGCGTGGTTCGATGA
- a CDS encoding cold-shock protein, producing the protein MFEGTVKWFNVEKGFGLIARDQASDVFVHFTAIPASRKTPDGRRYLRREESVKFTIGKGRNGRDEARDVRLLT; encoded by the coding sequence ATATTCGAGGGAACCGTGAAGTGGTTCAACGTCGAGAAGGGGTTCGGGCTCATCGCTCGCGATCAAGCCTCGGACGTGTTCGTCCACTTCACAGCGATTCCGGCGAGCCGCAAGACTCCCGATGGGAGGCGATATCTGCGCCGCGAGGAAAGCGTCAAATTCACAATCGGCAAGGGACGCAACGGTCGGGACGAAGCCAGAGACGTGCGACTGCTCACGTGA
- a CDS encoding IS481 family transposase, whose product MDQQAVAEYRYRAVCEVLGGSPIGEVAARYGTTRQSVDSWRKRFKQEGMAGLADRSRRPHTSPTKLDAEVEAIICQLRRDHPRWGARRISHELGRRGVDRAPSRATVHRVLTRNGLIDPQAQNHRRKYKRWQRQEPMHLWQIDIVGGVPLADGRQCKLLTGIDDHSRFVVIAAVLSTPSAREVVAAFTAAMRCYGVPSEVLTDNGGQFTGRYLKPAPVEVLFERICRDNGIKQRLTKPRSPTTTGKIERFHKTLRTEFLDLATPFESHAAAQEAVDGWITSYNTNRPHQALDMAAPAELFRPNGPTRLDTRGTEDARTGEPGVGSPVIIDVIRAPEDRRTDGAAVEFEVRVPPSGEVTILSGRQLVSMQKSMAGRTLTIWADLRSIHLTLDGHPVRTVASRLHPEDLRHLTMRGARPAGPEPAKPALRRGLGGSAAINPGQAVEIQRAVGNDGIAHIAGMRFPIGTACVGRNITLRLDGHLMHAILDNALVGTWPCPVAQGDLGKLRGAQQPTTPLPPLPLPAGSLRALRKVHTNGQITIAGQGITLGRRHKGKIVTVVVEDTFFRILDGDEEIAVRPRENLAPITRFHVTGGGARPQISQASLDDNQ is encoded by the coding sequence TTGGATCAGCAGGCGGTGGCGGAGTACCGGTATCGGGCGGTCTGCGAGGTGTTGGGTGGCTCACCGATTGGAGAGGTCGCGGCCCGATACGGGACGACACGGCAGTCGGTCGACTCATGGCGTAAGCGCTTCAAGCAGGAGGGCATGGCGGGACTGGCTGATCGGTCCCGCCGTCCGCATACGAGCCCGACCAAGCTGGACGCGGAGGTCGAGGCGATAATCTGCCAGCTGCGTCGAGACCATCCGCGGTGGGGTGCGCGGCGGATCAGCCACGAGCTCGGTCGTCGCGGAGTCGATCGGGCACCTTCCCGGGCCACGGTCCATCGGGTGCTGACTCGCAATGGTCTGATCGATCCGCAGGCTCAGAATCACCGACGAAAGTACAAGCGGTGGCAGCGGCAGGAGCCGATGCATTTGTGGCAGATCGACATCGTGGGTGGTGTGCCGTTGGCCGACGGTCGTCAATGCAAACTGCTGACCGGCATCGATGACCACTCACGGTTCGTAGTCATCGCCGCAGTGCTGTCCACTCCCTCGGCCCGGGAGGTCGTTGCGGCGTTCACCGCCGCCATGCGCTGCTATGGAGTCCCGTCAGAGGTGCTGACCGACAACGGCGGCCAGTTCACCGGCCGGTATCTCAAGCCGGCACCGGTGGAGGTGCTGTTCGAAAGGATCTGCCGTGACAACGGCATCAAGCAACGGCTGACGAAGCCCCGCTCACCCACCACCACAGGAAAGATCGAGCGCTTCCACAAGACCCTTCGAACGGAATTCCTTGATCTCGCAACACCATTCGAGTCTCATGCCGCCGCTCAGGAAGCGGTCGACGGCTGGATCACCAGCTACAACACAAACCGTCCCCATCAAGCCCTCGACATGGCCGCGCCAGCCGAGCTGTTTCGACCGAACGGGCCGACACGCCTGGACACCCGTGGAACCGAGGACGCACGAACCGGCGAACCTGGGGTGGGATCACCAGTCATCATCGACGTTATCCGTGCACCCGAGGACCGCCGAACCGATGGCGCGGCAGTCGAATTCGAGGTCCGTGTCCCGCCCAGCGGTGAGGTGACCATCCTGTCAGGGCGCCAACTGGTATCGATGCAAAAGAGCATGGCCGGCCGCACTCTCACCATCTGGGCCGACCTGCGCAGCATCCACCTGACCCTCGACGGGCACCCCGTGCGAACCGTTGCCTCGCGCCTGCACCCAGAAGACCTGCGACACCTCACAATGCGCGGCGCACGTCCAGCCGGGCCGGAACCTGCCAAACCAGCACTACGACGCGGCCTCGGTGGCAGCGCGGCGATCAACCCCGGACAAGCCGTCGAGATCCAGCGCGCCGTCGGCAACGACGGCATCGCGCACATTGCCGGGATGCGGTTCCCCATAGGAACAGCCTGCGTGGGCCGCAACATCACACTCCGACTCGACGGGCACCTGATGCACGCCATCCTCGACAACGCACTGGTGGGCACCTGGCCATGTCCCGTCGCTCAAGGCGACCTGGGCAAGCTCCGGGGTGCACAACAACCGACCACGCCACTGCCCCCGCTACCCCTACCGGCCGGGTCGCTACGCGCACTGCGCAAAGTGCATACCAACGGGCAGATCACCATCGCCGGTCAAGGCATCACGCTCGGGCGGCGCCACAAGGGAAAGATCGTCACCGTCGTAGTCGAGGACACCTTCTTCCGCATCCTTGATGGTGACGAGGAAATAGCCGTGCGCCCGCGCGAAAACCTCGCACCCATCACCAGATTCCACGTCACAGGAGGTGGAGCCCGACCTCAAATCAGTCAAGCATCTCTCGACGACAATCAGTAA
- a CDS encoding GDSL-type esterase/lipase family protein — protein sequence MIVNPAAFTVLCFGDSNTFGQPSEGSGRWPGDVRWTGRLQQLLGTGYAIIEEGLGGRTTDLDDPDRDDRNGRTYFQPCLRSHSPLDMVVIMLGNNDLKTKFDREPEDVATALEGYIDNIERTAWTRTAGVPVTLLVSPIYLDATKPGFAVNGSEYDANSARKSRELGAAIRRVAEKRKVLFADAATVACAGDDGIHLSRDSHETLSNLIAQQIRPTN from the coding sequence TTGATCGTTAACCCTGCCGCGTTTACCGTCTTGTGCTTCGGTGACTCCAACACCTTCGGCCAACCCTCCGAGGGGAGCGGCCGATGGCCAGGTGACGTGCGCTGGACAGGGCGGCTACAGCAACTTCTGGGTACCGGATACGCCATTATCGAGGAAGGGCTCGGCGGTCGTACTACCGACTTGGACGACCCCGATCGTGATGACCGCAATGGCCGTACCTACTTTCAACCATGCCTGCGCAGCCACTCGCCCTTGGACATGGTGGTCATCATGCTGGGGAACAACGATCTCAAAACCAAGTTTGATCGAGAACCAGAGGACGTCGCCACCGCGCTAGAGGGTTACATCGACAACATTGAGCGCACGGCCTGGACCCGCACGGCTGGAGTGCCTGTAACCCTCTTGGTCAGCCCAATCTATCTCGATGCAACGAAGCCTGGATTTGCCGTGAACGGTTCGGAATATGACGCCAACTCCGCACGCAAATCGCGTGAACTCGGCGCAGCTATACGTCGCGTCGCCGAAAAACGCAAAGTTCTGTTCGCAGACGCAGCTACCGTCGCGTGTGCGGGAGATGACGGAATACACCTGAGCCGTGACTCACACGAAACGCTTTCAAATCTGATCGCGCAACAAATCAGGCCAACTAATTAG
- a CDS encoding helix-turn-helix transcriptional regulator yields the protein MGVAGRGARRGLAQRRKAQGFTQESLAACLEVERSTVVRWEAGKSQPQAGLWPKLAATLQVTSEQLTDLLAEGSVRAVTHSPLQPPTVMTYPGGDTVLDNSSSGSHDGSMFELRRVLMGCIPDTPPGTQIELTAAVAHAWDLFFSARFSEMERVLPTVLASAYSAAEAATGELRRQINISLAQLLHASSNLLGYVAQEDLAALALVRADALAAESGDDLTRAAIRGSQSWLFAKNGMYDDAAAYADQAASGIEPRLSTATPRHIAIWGELLCYAAFAASRTGDYREARRYLRLCESAGTQLEDEYASRPEASNVFGHTSAASFGVINETGANRPREALKLATLVRGGGTGIPPTLRSRRLINVAQAQVHNRDDAGAVDTLRHACSMAPEFVGHIPLAHTLTNELLTRRDRQRLHGLVGVAELLGVAVQHVGIRP from the coding sequence ATGGGGGTTGCCGGGCGCGGGGCGCGCCGTGGGTTAGCGCAGCGCCGTAAGGCGCAGGGATTCACCCAGGAGTCCTTAGCTGCCTGTCTAGAGGTAGAGCGGTCAACAGTGGTCCGCTGGGAGGCGGGCAAGAGCCAGCCTCAAGCTGGGCTGTGGCCGAAACTTGCTGCAACGCTGCAAGTTACGTCCGAGCAACTTACTGACTTACTCGCCGAAGGCTCCGTTCGTGCGGTCACCCACTCGCCGCTACAGCCACCTACGGTGATGACCTACCCCGGCGGCGATACCGTCTTAGATAACTCAAGCAGCGGCTCGCACGATGGCAGTATGTTTGAGTTGCGGCGGGTGCTAATGGGATGCATTCCAGATACACCGCCAGGCACACAGATTGAGCTCACGGCTGCGGTAGCGCACGCGTGGGATTTGTTCTTTTCGGCTCGTTTCAGTGAAATGGAACGGGTGCTTCCTACCGTCTTAGCAAGCGCCTATAGCGCAGCTGAGGCGGCGACAGGTGAGCTACGGCGTCAGATCAATATTTCGCTCGCTCAACTACTGCACGCCTCATCAAATCTTCTGGGCTATGTGGCGCAGGAAGACTTAGCTGCCCTGGCGCTCGTCCGCGCAGATGCCCTGGCAGCGGAGAGCGGAGACGATCTGACACGAGCTGCTATTAGAGGATCGCAGTCATGGCTGTTTGCGAAAAACGGCATGTATGACGATGCAGCCGCGTATGCCGACCAGGCAGCTAGCGGCATTGAACCGCGTTTGTCCACAGCCACCCCGCGCCATATCGCCATCTGGGGAGAACTTCTATGCTATGCAGCATTCGCAGCCTCTCGAACGGGGGACTACCGCGAGGCACGAAGATATCTACGCTTGTGCGAATCGGCCGGGACGCAGCTAGAAGACGAGTATGCCAGTAGACCCGAGGCGTCCAATGTGTTCGGTCACACCTCGGCCGCGAGTTTCGGTGTTATCAACGAGACCGGGGCGAATCGGCCGCGTGAAGCTCTAAAACTTGCCACTCTTGTCCGTGGGGGTGGTACCGGAATTCCGCCCACGCTGCGCAGTCGCAGGCTCATCAACGTTGCACAAGCCCAGGTCCACAACCGAGACGATGCGGGAGCCGTGGATACGCTTCGTCATGCGTGCTCGATGGCACCGGAATTCGTTGGCCACATACCCCTGGCCCACACGCTGACCAATGAGCTACTGACCCGTCGAGATAGGCAACGGCTGCATGGGCTTGTCGGCGTTGCCGAACTCCTCGGCGTAGCCGTCCAACACGTAGGAATCCGACCTTGA
- a CDS encoding SAM-dependent methyltransferase, whose amino-acid sequence MNDLSDGGRCISVVDPSQAHSGRVHDFLLGGKDHYMSDWKLGQALRAECPDFAKVVTDVRAFLLRAVRSAVEAGVLQFLELGCGYPCSPNVHEVVTAVAPDSYTLYVDSDPVVVVHQQAMLSKIAGADIVCADLTDTGRILKELESRMDLGAPVAISLSFVLELIADPSVVVETLVGALSPGSHVVISHLGCDSGAELAVRAAEIYGMHGIEVFPRTRAAIAELLGDCGLVELEPGIVPPHRWRSSIAEVNHMQRRSSTATTYLSEEWSCYTVVGLVV is encoded by the coding sequence ATGAACGACCTGTCAGACGGCGGCCGGTGTATCTCGGTGGTGGACCCGTCACAAGCCCACAGTGGGCGCGTCCACGATTTCTTGCTGGGCGGCAAGGACCACTACATGTCGGACTGGAAGTTGGGACAGGCTCTTCGGGCCGAATGTCCCGATTTCGCAAAGGTTGTCACCGACGTCCGCGCTTTCCTTCTTCGTGCGGTCCGATCGGCCGTCGAAGCTGGGGTGCTGCAGTTCCTCGAACTGGGCTGCGGCTACCCGTGCTCACCGAATGTGCACGAGGTCGTTACCGCTGTGGCGCCTGACTCGTACACCCTGTATGTCGACAGCGACCCGGTCGTCGTGGTCCACCAGCAGGCGATGTTGTCCAAGATCGCCGGTGCCGACATCGTGTGCGCTGATCTGACCGACACCGGCAGGATCCTGAAAGAGCTCGAGTCGAGGATGGATCTGGGTGCGCCAGTGGCGATTTCGCTGTCGTTTGTGCTCGAACTCATCGCCGACCCCAGCGTGGTCGTTGAGACATTGGTGGGGGCACTGTCGCCGGGGTCGCATGTGGTGATCAGCCACCTCGGTTGTGACAGCGGTGCTGAGCTCGCTGTTCGCGCCGCCGAAATCTATGGCATGCACGGCATCGAGGTCTTTCCGCGTACCCGTGCGGCGATCGCAGAGCTGCTGGGCGACTGCGGTCTCGTTGAACTCGAACCAGGGATTGTTCCGCCACACCGTTGGCGATCTTCCATCGCGGAAGTCAACCACATGCAGCGTCGAAGCTCGACCGCCACAACATATTTGAGCGAGGAATGGTCTTGCTACACGGTAGTCGGACTCGTCGTCTGA